A single region of the Lycium barbarum isolate Lr01 chromosome 2, ASM1917538v2, whole genome shotgun sequence genome encodes:
- the LOC132628963 gene encoding ABSCISIC ACID-INSENSITIVE 5-like protein 3 has product MNLDELVAKNVMSGEEGLQFMQNTSSNSMFLENMNHGTLCKKTSTHVDEIWSKQENHHSSVHKPQLSSTNTLEDFLIHGSVIKSENKLDDIVPKLNQQNGRVLPMPMPIQSNSDTINFENQQAMDVVNYPEKCTTNMAMPAATITTTTSNECHLIGEQKRPFVDEKSIERRQSRMIKNRESAARSRARKQAYTKQLEQEVLELRKTNSWLKKQKDLEKLLCSNAEPRHQLRRTSSASF; this is encoded by the exons ATGAATTTAGATGAACTAGTAGCTAAGAATGTAATGTCTGGTGAAGAGGGTTTGCAATTCATGCAAAACACATCTTCAAATtccatgtttcttgaaaatatgaatCATGGTACATTGTGCAAGAAGACTAGTACTCATGTTGATGAAATTTGGAGTAAGCAAGAAAATCATCATTCCTCAGTTCATAAGCCACAATTGAGTAGTACTAATACTCTGGAGGATTTCTTGATACATGGTAGTGTTATTAAAAGTGAGAATAAACTTGATGATATAGTGCCTAAATTGAATCAGCAAAATGGGAGAGTCTTGCCAATGCCAATGCCTATTCAATCCAATTCAGATACTATCAATTTTGAGAATCAACAGGCTATGGATGTTGTTAATTATCCTGAGAAATGTACGACTAATATGGCGATGCCAGcagcaacaataacaacaacaacgtcGAATGAATGTCACTTGATCGGAGAACAGAAGAGGCCTTTCGTGGATGAGAAAAGTATTGAAAGGAGGCAGAGCAGGATGATCAAGAACAGAGAATCAGCTGCAAGATCAAGAGCAAGAAAACAG GCTTACACAAAACAATTGGAACAAGAGGTGTTAGAGTTGAGGAAAACTAACAGTTGGCTGAAAAAGCAAAAG GATTTGGAAAAACTTTTGTGCTCAAATGCAGAACCTAGACACCAACTCCGGAGAACCAGCTCAGCTTCCTTTTGA
- the LOC132627442 gene encoding protein bfr2-like, translating into MEVMLNNTLLTCASTLLASNQDVAPPFAIETKIKGEQNTNDEHKVVAAGEEGGDGNDNDDNENGEFEDGEGEFSDEGVHGNNPNKSKGNAKKSNGEGDDNGDAEDEEEGGDQEGHDDDDDNDNDDDDDDEGNDDDDGEEGEEEEEEVVEEEPENDEEEDDEEETIQPPKKRKK; encoded by the exons ATGGAGGTGATGCTTAACAACACTCTGCTAACCTGCGCTTCCACTCTTTTAGCATCCAACCAG GATGTTGCGCCACCTTTCGCAATTGAGACCAAAATCAAGGGAGAGCAAAACACAAATGATGAGCACAAAGTAGTTGCTGCTGGTGAGGAAGGTGGAGATGGAAATGACAACGATGACAATGAGAATGGAGAATTTGAGGACGGCGAAGGGGAATTCTCTGATGAAGGGGTTCATGGAAACAATCCCAACAAAAGCAAAGGAAATGCCAAGAAAAGCAATGGAGAAGGTGATGACAATGGAGATGCAGAAGATGAAGAGGAGGGTGGTGATCAAGAAGGtcatgatgatgacgatgacaatgacaatgatgacgacgatgatgatgaaggtaatgatgacgatgatggcGAAGAaggggaggaagaagaagaagaagttgtaGAGGAGGAGCCAGAAAATGATGAAGAAGAGGATGATGAGGAAGAAACTATCCAACCACCAAAGAAGAGGAAGAAGTGA
- the LOC132627443 gene encoding uncharacterized protein LOC132627443 isoform X2, whose protein sequence is MTRKTSCCDICENSKLPSICTLCVNYRLNEYRTVLKSLKAKRDALCGQLSEVLLAKGKADDQISWRVPRNEKLARLRERLRKKKDQVSEGRAKIEKTSHDLKVQYELLGSATRMLEKNRVEQLEKFYPNLICTQNLGHMAITSELLHKQSVVVKQICKLFPQRRVIVDGEKKDGSSGQYDSICNARLPRGLDPHSVPSDELGASLGYMVQLLNLVVRCVCAPALHNSGFAGSCSRIWQRDSYWDARPSSRSGEYPLFIPRQNFCSSGGEASWYDRSCSNSGTSSDFGVTSMESDRKPRLDSSNSSSFNYASASLHSIETHKDLQKGIALLKKSVACITAYCYNTLCLEVPAEASTFETFARLLATLSSSKEVRSVFSLKMSGSRASKQVPQLNKSVWNVDSAGSSSTLMESGHVPVLISEDGDVLLSYTNSWKEKLVQLTN, encoded by the exons ATGACGAGAAAAACGAGTTGCTGTGATATATGTGAGAATTCAAAGCTACCTTCAATTTGTACTCTTTGCGTCAATTACAG ATTGAATGAGTATAGAACTGTGTTAAAATCACTCAAGGCAAAGAGGGACGCATTATGTGGCCAATTAAGTGAAGTACTCTTGGCTAAg GGTAAGGCCGATGATCAAATTAGTTGGAGGGTGCCTCGGAATGAAAAATTGGCAAGATTAAGGGAAAGGCTCCGAAAAAAGAAAGATCAAGTTTCAGAAG GGAGAGCAAAAATTGAGAAGACATCTCATGATCTGAAAGTTCAGTATGAGTTGCTAGGATCAGCTACAAGGATG CTGGAAAAAAATCGCGTGGAACAACTTGAGAAGTTTTATCCTAATCTCATCTGCACTCAAAATCTTGGGCAT ATGGCAATTACTTCTGAGCTTTTGCATAAACAGTCCGTGGTTGTAAAACAGATATGCAAGTTATTCCCTCAACGTCGT GTAATAGTTGATGGAGAAAAAAAAGATGGATCTAGTGGCCAATATGATAGCATCTGTAATGCAAGGTTGCCAAGAGGACTTGATCCTCATTCAGTTCCGTCTGATGAGCTGGGTGCTTCTTTAGG ATATATGGTGCAACTTTTGAACCTTGTTGTTCGTTGCGTCTGTGCGCCTGCACTTCATAATTCAGGATTTGCG GGTTCATGTTCTCGAATATGGCAACGAGATTCTTACTGGGATGCTCGTCCATCGTCTAGAAG CGGCGAGTACCCACTTTTTATTCCGCGTCAAAACTTTTGCTCTTCAGGTGGGGAAGCTTCATGGTACGACAGAAGTTGCAGTAATTCTGGAACTTCTAGTGACTTTGGAGTTACCTCGATGGAATCTGATAGAAAACCTCGGTTGGATTCTTCTAATAGTAGTAGTTTCAACTATGCTTCTGCTTCCCTGCACTCAATAGAAACACACAAAGATCTGCAGAAAGGCATAGCACTTCTCAAGAAAAGTGTTGCTTGCATTACTGCATACTGTTACAACACATTATGTTTAGAAGTTCCTGCTGAAGCCTCTACCTTCGAAACATTTGCTAGATTGTTGGCTACACTTTCTTCTTCAAAGGAAGTTCGATCTGTTTTTTCTTTGAAAATGTCTGGTTCAAG GGCATCCAAGCAAGTCCCACAACTGAACAAATCTGTTTGGAATGTAGATTCAGCCGGGTCATCTAGCACTTTGATGGAGAGTGGACATGTGCCAGTATTG ATATCCGAGGATGGAGATGTGCTTCTGAGCTACACCAATTCCTGGAAGGAAAAGCTTGTACAATTGACAAACTAA
- the LOC132627443 gene encoding uncharacterized protein LOC132627443 isoform X1 translates to MTRKTSCCDICENSKLPSICTLCVNYRLNEYRTVLKSLKAKRDALCGQLSEVLLAKGKADDQISWRVPRNEKLARLRERLRKKKDQVSEGRAKIEKTSHDLKVQYELLGSATRMLEKNRVEQLEKFYPNLICTQNLGHMAITSELLHKQSVVVKQICKLFPQRRVIVDGEKKDGSSGQYDSICNARLPRGLDPHSVPSDELGASLGYMVQLLNLVVRCVCAPALHNSGFAGSCSRIWQRDSYWDARPSSRSGEYPLFIPRQNFCSSGGEASWYDRSCSNSGTSSDFGVTSMESDRKPRLDSSNSSSFNYASASLHSIETHKDLQKGIALLKKSVACITAYCYNTLCLEVPAEASTFETFARLLATLSSSKEVRSVFSLKMSGSRASKQVPQLNKSVWNVDSAGSSSTLMESGHVPVLRNTFDNALPSSTGNLNYAAEVSDVGRNENLIEGWDLIERPPFPPPPSQTEDVEHWTRAMFIDATKK, encoded by the exons ATGACGAGAAAAACGAGTTGCTGTGATATATGTGAGAATTCAAAGCTACCTTCAATTTGTACTCTTTGCGTCAATTACAG ATTGAATGAGTATAGAACTGTGTTAAAATCACTCAAGGCAAAGAGGGACGCATTATGTGGCCAATTAAGTGAAGTACTCTTGGCTAAg GGTAAGGCCGATGATCAAATTAGTTGGAGGGTGCCTCGGAATGAAAAATTGGCAAGATTAAGGGAAAGGCTCCGAAAAAAGAAAGATCAAGTTTCAGAAG GGAGAGCAAAAATTGAGAAGACATCTCATGATCTGAAAGTTCAGTATGAGTTGCTAGGATCAGCTACAAGGATG CTGGAAAAAAATCGCGTGGAACAACTTGAGAAGTTTTATCCTAATCTCATCTGCACTCAAAATCTTGGGCAT ATGGCAATTACTTCTGAGCTTTTGCATAAACAGTCCGTGGTTGTAAAACAGATATGCAAGTTATTCCCTCAACGTCGT GTAATAGTTGATGGAGAAAAAAAAGATGGATCTAGTGGCCAATATGATAGCATCTGTAATGCAAGGTTGCCAAGAGGACTTGATCCTCATTCAGTTCCGTCTGATGAGCTGGGTGCTTCTTTAGG ATATATGGTGCAACTTTTGAACCTTGTTGTTCGTTGCGTCTGTGCGCCTGCACTTCATAATTCAGGATTTGCG GGTTCATGTTCTCGAATATGGCAACGAGATTCTTACTGGGATGCTCGTCCATCGTCTAGAAG CGGCGAGTACCCACTTTTTATTCCGCGTCAAAACTTTTGCTCTTCAGGTGGGGAAGCTTCATGGTACGACAGAAGTTGCAGTAATTCTGGAACTTCTAGTGACTTTGGAGTTACCTCGATGGAATCTGATAGAAAACCTCGGTTGGATTCTTCTAATAGTAGTAGTTTCAACTATGCTTCTGCTTCCCTGCACTCAATAGAAACACACAAAGATCTGCAGAAAGGCATAGCACTTCTCAAGAAAAGTGTTGCTTGCATTACTGCATACTGTTACAACACATTATGTTTAGAAGTTCCTGCTGAAGCCTCTACCTTCGAAACATTTGCTAGATTGTTGGCTACACTTTCTTCTTCAAAGGAAGTTCGATCTGTTTTTTCTTTGAAAATGTCTGGTTCAAG GGCATCCAAGCAAGTCCCACAACTGAACAAATCTGTTTGGAATGTAGATTCAGCCGGGTCATCTAGCACTTTGATGGAGAGTGGACATGTGCCAGTATTG AGAAATACGTTTGACAATGCTCTTCCAAGTTCTACTGGCAATTTAAATTATGCCGCTGAAGTATCTGATGTAGGAAGGAATGAAAATTTAATTGAAGGCTGGGATCTCATTGAGCGCCCTCCTTTTCCTCCTCCTCCTTCACAAACAGAAGATGTTGAACATTGGACACGGGCCATGTTTATTGATGCAACAAAGAAATGA
- the LOC132627443 gene encoding uncharacterized protein LOC132627443 isoform X3: protein MTRKTSCCDICENSKLPSICTLCVNYRLNEYRTVLKSLKAKRDALCGQLSEVLLAKGKADDQISWRVPRNEKLARLRERLRKKKDQVSEGRAKIEKTSHDLKVQYELLGSATRMLEKNRVEQLEKFYPNLICTQNLGHMAITSELLHKQSVVVKQICKLFPQRRVIVDGEKKDGSSGQYDSICNARLPRGLDPHSVPSDELGASLGYMVQLLNLVVRCVCAPALHNSGFAGSCSRIWQRDSYWDARPSSRSGEYPLFIPRQNFCSSGGEASWYDRSCSNSGTSSDFGVTSMESDRKPRLDSSNSSSFNYASASLHSIETHKDLQKGIALLKKSVACITAYCYNTLCLEVPAEASTFETFARLLATLSSSKEVRSVFSLKMSGSRASKQVPQLNKSVWNVDSAGSSSTLMESGHVPVLV from the exons ATGACGAGAAAAACGAGTTGCTGTGATATATGTGAGAATTCAAAGCTACCTTCAATTTGTACTCTTTGCGTCAATTACAG ATTGAATGAGTATAGAACTGTGTTAAAATCACTCAAGGCAAAGAGGGACGCATTATGTGGCCAATTAAGTGAAGTACTCTTGGCTAAg GGTAAGGCCGATGATCAAATTAGTTGGAGGGTGCCTCGGAATGAAAAATTGGCAAGATTAAGGGAAAGGCTCCGAAAAAAGAAAGATCAAGTTTCAGAAG GGAGAGCAAAAATTGAGAAGACATCTCATGATCTGAAAGTTCAGTATGAGTTGCTAGGATCAGCTACAAGGATG CTGGAAAAAAATCGCGTGGAACAACTTGAGAAGTTTTATCCTAATCTCATCTGCACTCAAAATCTTGGGCAT ATGGCAATTACTTCTGAGCTTTTGCATAAACAGTCCGTGGTTGTAAAACAGATATGCAAGTTATTCCCTCAACGTCGT GTAATAGTTGATGGAGAAAAAAAAGATGGATCTAGTGGCCAATATGATAGCATCTGTAATGCAAGGTTGCCAAGAGGACTTGATCCTCATTCAGTTCCGTCTGATGAGCTGGGTGCTTCTTTAGG ATATATGGTGCAACTTTTGAACCTTGTTGTTCGTTGCGTCTGTGCGCCTGCACTTCATAATTCAGGATTTGCG GGTTCATGTTCTCGAATATGGCAACGAGATTCTTACTGGGATGCTCGTCCATCGTCTAGAAG CGGCGAGTACCCACTTTTTATTCCGCGTCAAAACTTTTGCTCTTCAGGTGGGGAAGCTTCATGGTACGACAGAAGTTGCAGTAATTCTGGAACTTCTAGTGACTTTGGAGTTACCTCGATGGAATCTGATAGAAAACCTCGGTTGGATTCTTCTAATAGTAGTAGTTTCAACTATGCTTCTGCTTCCCTGCACTCAATAGAAACACACAAAGATCTGCAGAAAGGCATAGCACTTCTCAAGAAAAGTGTTGCTTGCATTACTGCATACTGTTACAACACATTATGTTTAGAAGTTCCTGCTGAAGCCTCTACCTTCGAAACATTTGCTAGATTGTTGGCTACACTTTCTTCTTCAAAGGAAGTTCGATCTGTTTTTTCTTTGAAAATGTCTGGTTCAAG GGCATCCAAGCAAGTCCCACAACTGAACAAATCTGTTTGGAATGTAGATTCAGCCGGGTCATCTAGCACTTTGATGGAGAGTGGACATGTGCCAGTATTGGTATAG
- the LOC132627443 gene encoding uncharacterized protein LOC132627443 isoform X4 → MTRKTSCCDICENSKLPSICTLCVNYRLNEYRTVLKSLKAKRDALCGQLSEVLLAKGKADDQISWRVPRNEKLARLRERLRKKKDQVSEGRAKIEKTSHDLKVQYELLGSATRMLEKNRVEQLEKFYPNLICTQNLGHMAITSELLHKQSVVVKQICKLFPQRRVIVDGEKKDGSSGQYDSICNARLPRGLDPHSVPSDELGASLGYMVQLLNLVVRCVCAPALHNSGFAGSCSRIWQRDSYWDARPSSRSGEYPLFIPRQNFCSSGGEASWYDRSCSNSGTSSDFGVTSMESDRKPRLDSSNSSSFNYASASLHSIETHKDLQKGIALLKKSVACITAYCYNTLCLEVPAEASTFETFARLLATLSSSKEVRSVFSLKMSGSRFSRVI, encoded by the exons ATGACGAGAAAAACGAGTTGCTGTGATATATGTGAGAATTCAAAGCTACCTTCAATTTGTACTCTTTGCGTCAATTACAG ATTGAATGAGTATAGAACTGTGTTAAAATCACTCAAGGCAAAGAGGGACGCATTATGTGGCCAATTAAGTGAAGTACTCTTGGCTAAg GGTAAGGCCGATGATCAAATTAGTTGGAGGGTGCCTCGGAATGAAAAATTGGCAAGATTAAGGGAAAGGCTCCGAAAAAAGAAAGATCAAGTTTCAGAAG GGAGAGCAAAAATTGAGAAGACATCTCATGATCTGAAAGTTCAGTATGAGTTGCTAGGATCAGCTACAAGGATG CTGGAAAAAAATCGCGTGGAACAACTTGAGAAGTTTTATCCTAATCTCATCTGCACTCAAAATCTTGGGCAT ATGGCAATTACTTCTGAGCTTTTGCATAAACAGTCCGTGGTTGTAAAACAGATATGCAAGTTATTCCCTCAACGTCGT GTAATAGTTGATGGAGAAAAAAAAGATGGATCTAGTGGCCAATATGATAGCATCTGTAATGCAAGGTTGCCAAGAGGACTTGATCCTCATTCAGTTCCGTCTGATGAGCTGGGTGCTTCTTTAGG ATATATGGTGCAACTTTTGAACCTTGTTGTTCGTTGCGTCTGTGCGCCTGCACTTCATAATTCAGGATTTGCG GGTTCATGTTCTCGAATATGGCAACGAGATTCTTACTGGGATGCTCGTCCATCGTCTAGAAG CGGCGAGTACCCACTTTTTATTCCGCGTCAAAACTTTTGCTCTTCAGGTGGGGAAGCTTCATGGTACGACAGAAGTTGCAGTAATTCTGGAACTTCTAGTGACTTTGGAGTTACCTCGATGGAATCTGATAGAAAACCTCGGTTGGATTCTTCTAATAGTAGTAGTTTCAACTATGCTTCTGCTTCCCTGCACTCAATAGAAACACACAAAGATCTGCAGAAAGGCATAGCACTTCTCAAGAAAAGTGTTGCTTGCATTACTGCATACTGTTACAACACATTATGTTTAGAAGTTCCTGCTGAAGCCTCTACCTTCGAAACATTTGCTAGATTGTTGGCTACACTTTCTTCTTCAAAGGAAGTTCGATCTGTTTTTTCTTTGAAAATGTCTGGTTCAAG ATTCAGCCGGGTCATCTAG